The Ruania halotolerans genome contains the following window.
CGGGATGCCGAGCTTGTCGTAGGTCTCCTTGATCTCCTCGGGCAGGTCCTCCCAGGACTGGGCCTGCTTCTCGGTGGAGCGCACGAAGTACTTGATGTTGTCGAAGTCGATCCCGGTGAGGTCGGCACCCCAGTTCGGCATCGGCTTCTTCTCGAACAGGCGCAGACCCTTGAGACGGTTCTTGCGCATCCATTCCGACTCATCCTTCATATCGGAGATGTTGCGCACGACGTCTTCAGAGAGACCGCGCTTGGCGTTCGCACCGGCATCGTCGGCGTCGTGCCAGCCGTAGTTGTAGGTGCCGATCGAAGCGATCGTCTCGTCCTGCGTCAGCGCCGGTGCCTGCGTGGCATCGGTGGTCGGTGTGGTCTCAGTGGTCATGGGCGCACTCTCATTCCTTCTGCGCGAGTGGGAATCGTCACGGGGATGTGGGTGGTACAGACGTGCTCGCCACCGGCAAGGGTGGCCAGTCGTTGGACGTGCACGCCGAGTAGGTCGGAGAACGCCTGGGTCTCGGCTTCACACAACTGGGGAAACTGAGCGGCGATCTGTTGCACCGGGCAATGCCCCTGGCACAGTTGGACAGCGATCGTATCGGTCACACCGATCGGCCGCGAGGTGGCAGCGTACCCGTCCTGACTGAGCGCCGTAGCGAGAGCTTCGGCGCGCGCGTGCACGTCGTCCCCAGCCGCCTCAACGACGGCTCGGTAGCGAGCCGCAAGCTCGTCCGAACGCATCCGGGCGAACTCCTCGATGGCTTCGGGGCCCACCTCGGCTCCGAGCTGGGTCAGTGCCAGTACGGCGAGCCTGGCATAGGCCTCACCGGCCGGTGGATGTGCCGCAGGTGTTGCGATGTACCGTTTCGCCGGACGCCCACGGCCGCGAGGGGTCGATGTGGTGTCCTCGCGCACGGTGATCTGGCCAGCTCGCTCGAGCCCGGCCAAGTGACGGCGTACAGCCGCCGAGGTCAGGTCCAAGCGGTCGGCCATATCGGCCGCCGTGATCGGTCCGAACTCGATGATGAGCTCACGGACACGGTCGCGCGTGGTGGCCTCACTGTCTTCCATATGGTCCACAGGTACTCACCTCCGCCGCGATTCGAGCGGACGTTCTGCCACGTCCGATTTAGTGAACATTCTCGTTGCTCAATTGCCGATCCGCAAGCAAGGCGAGCCTTAGTGAATCGGACCACGCTCGTGATCGGAGCACGCGGGGATCGTCACCTGCAGCAGCGCGTACGCTTGACCGCCGTGACCTGCTGTGTCGAGCTGACGGACGTCCACAAGTCCTTCGGCACCACCCGCGCCCTCTCCGGACTGACCTTCCGTGCCCCGGCCGGGGCGATCACTGCCGTGCTCGGACCGAACGGCGCCGGGAAGACCACAGCGATGGAGATCTGCGAAGGGCTGCAGCACGCCGATTCCGGGACGGTACGCGTGCTCGGCCGACACCCGCACGTTGATGCGGGCGAACTTCGCCCCCGGGTCGGCGTGATGGTCCAGGACGGCGGTCTTCCGGTGATGTCCCGCGCCGTTGAGTTACTGCGTCACATCGCGCGGCTCTACGCGCAGCCGCGCGATGTCGATGAGTTGGTCGAGGTGCTCGGCCTCGCGCCCTTCGCTCGCACCTCGGTCCGTCGCCTCTCCGGCGGTCAACGCCAGCGCCTGGCCTTGGCGATCGCGCTGGTCGGGCGGCCAGAACTGGTGTTCCTGGACGAGCCGAGCGCGGGTCTGGACCCGCAGGCACGGTTGGCCGTCTGGGATCTCGTCCGCACCCTGCGCGCCGAGGGGGTGAGCGTCGTGCTCAGCACCCACCTGATGGACGAGGCCGCGCAGCTTGCCGATCACGTGGTCATCATCGACCACGGACGAGTGCTGACCGAAGGGACGGTGCCTGCGCTGACGGGGGATCCGGCATCTGGAGTTCCTGCGGTCGACAGATCCCCCCGGCCAGGGGTCATCCACCTCACCGGGACGCTCACGGCCGAGGCGAGGGCCGACGTCGAGGAGGTGGCGAGCCGGCACGGGCTCGGGCTGCAGCACGACGCGCCCGGCCGAACGGCCGCCCTCGGCGCGACCGGTGAGCGCACGTTGGAGGACGTCTTCCTCGACCTCACCGGACGGAGCCTGCGGTGAGTGCACCCGGCTCGACGGCGGCCCGCCCCGGTCCGCACACAGGCGCCAGCCCGTGGGTGGTCCGGGTCTTCTCCCACGCAGGTTTCGAGCTGCGCAACGTGCTCCGCAACGGTGAGCAGTTGCTCCTCACTCTGATCCTGCCCGCGCTGGTACTGGTGGTGCTCTCCCGGACGACGTTGGTGCGCCTGGACACCGGCGGGCTCGCCCCGATCGATGTGGCAGCTCCCGGGGTGCTCGCGCTGGCCGTGATGTCCACCGCCTTCACCTCGCAGGCGATCGCCACCGGGTTCGACCGGCGGGCCGGTGCGCTGCGGTTGCTCGCCACCACGCCCCTGGGCCGGACCGGCCTGCTCGGCGGAAAGGTGCTCGGAGTACTCGCCATGGAAGCCGTTCAGGTGGCTGTGCTCGGCACGCTGGCGTTCGCGCTCGGCTGGCAGCCGGTCCTGACGGGCAGCGGGCTGGCCCTGCTTGCCGTGCTTCTCGGCACCGCCTGTTTCACCTCTCTGGCCCTCCTGCTCGCCGGAACGCTTCGCGCAGAGGCAGTTCTCGCCGGGGCGAACCTGCTGTGGTTGTTGCTCGTGGTCGGCGGGGGTGTGCTGCTCCCGGCGGCCGGGCCCGCCAGGTACCTGCCCTCGGGCGCCCTGGGTGAAGCACTGCGCGACTCCCTCACTGGAGTGGCCTCGGCGAGCACGTGGCTGGCATTGGCGGTCCTGGCCGGGTGGACGGTGGTGTTCGCCGCCGCGACCGCCCGCTGGTTCCGGTGGCACTGATCACACTGGCGATACCCGTCCGGCGGCACTGGCGCACCGCCCGCGCGGATACCGTAAGGGAGTGCGCCCGCAGACCCTGAGTCGCCTCATCGGCATCGTCGTCGTGACGAATCTCCTCACCCAGATCGCCATCATCGTCACCGGCGGAGCCGTGCGGCTGACCGGTTCAGGACTGGGTTGTTCCTCCTGGCCGAACTGCGAGCCGGGTGAGTTCAGTCCCTCATTCCACCAAGCCACCTCCATCCATCCATACGTCGAGTTCGGCAACCGGGTCTTCGGCGCTGTCGTCGTGATCGTGGCCCTGGCGCTGGCACTGCTGGTGTGGTGGGCCGCCCGATCGGAGCATGGGCCTCGGCCGGCACCCACGGCTCGATACCGCCGACTCGCGGTGGTGCCCGTCGTACTCTCCGTGGCGCAGGCCGTCCTTGGCGGGATGACCGTCAGGTACGAACTCCACCCGGCGTTGGTGGGATCGCACTTTCTCATCTCGGCAGTGCTGGTGTGGATCTCGGCGTGGCTGGTGGCCGGCTGGTTCCGCCCCGGCAGCCCGCAGCCCCTCGTTCCGCAGCGCCTGCGAACTCTCGGCTGGCTACTGGCCGCGCTCGTCGGCGTTGTCGTGATTCTCGGCATGATTGTCACCGGTGCGGGACCGCACTCCGGAGACAGCGAGGTGGGGTACCGCTTTGCCGTCGATCCGGTGCTCGTGGCGCGTCTGCATGCGGGTTCGGTCTGGGTGTTCCTCGCGCTCGTGGCGGCCTTCGTGGTTCTCGTCCACCGGGCGAGGTCTGCCGCGTCCGATTCGCCCCACCTGCGGCGCCTTCGACGCTGGTCGCTGGTGCTCGTCGCCGTCACACTCGCGCAGGGCGGGATCGGATATGTGCAGTACTTCACCGGCTTGCCGGAGATCCTGGTGGGCCTGCACATGCTGGGTGCGGGCCTGCTCGTCGCGACCACGGCGTTCACCATCGCTGCGCTGTCCGCACGAGACGTGCGCTAGTTCGTGATGGCGCTCAGGCGTCCCGGTGCCACGCTGGAGTCCATGGAGCCTCAGCAGGTCTGAGTCGCGACCAGTCCTCAGCTCGCGCCGCATGCGTGGCAAGGATGCCTGTGACGGTACTCGGGTTGTGGATCCGGCCCGCCAAGGCCGCTGCCACCGCATCTGCGAGCGGCACCCAGCGCAGCTCCATCCCCAGTTCCTCGGCCTCACGATCATGGCGATGGGCCTCGGGAACCTCGGTGAGGTCGCGCGCCAGGAAGATGCGGATCCGTTCGTCACTCCCACCAGGTGAGGTGTAGAAGTCCACCAGCGTGTGCCACGTCGCGGCCCGCAGGTCCGCCTCCTCGGCCAGCTCCCGCGCAGCGGCTGTGCGCAGCGGCTCCCCGGGCACATCGAGCAGACCTGCCGGGACCTCCCACAGCGAGGAGCGGACCGGGTGCCGGTACTGGTGCAGCAGAGCCACACGGTCGTGGGCGTCCAGGGCCACCACGGCCACCGCACCGGGGTGGCGAATGAACTCCCGCCGGACCGTGCCCGCATCGCCGAGGTCCACGGACTCACCCACGAGGTCCATCACATACCCGGTGTGCAGCGTCTCCGTCTCGGACGTGGGCAACACCGTGCCTCGATCGTGAACAAGCTCCTGGTGCTCCCCGACTCCCCCGTTCTCAGGCACGCGAGGACGGCTCCACTTCGAGGAGGCGGGTCTCCCGCTGCCGGTCCAGCGCGGCAGAGACCAGCCCGATGAACAGTGGGTGCGCCCGCGTCGGACGGGACTTGAACTCCGGGTGCGCCTGGGTGGCCACGTAATAGGGATGCTTCTCGCGGTCCAATTCCACGAACTCCACGAGCGAGGAGTCCGGCGACCGGCCGCTGATCTGCAGGCCCGCCTCGGCGAGCGCATCCCGGTAGGTGTTGTTCACCTCATAGCGGTGCCGGTGCCTTTCACTGACCCGCTCGGTCCCATAGGTATCGGCTACCACAGACCCCGGGGTGAGCACGGCGTCGTAGGCGCCCAGGCGCATCGTGCCGCCGAGGTCACCTTCGCCGTCCACAAAGGCGAGCTGCTCGGCCATGGTGGCCACCACGGGATCGGGGGTGTCGATGTCGAACTCCGTCGAGGAGGCGCCCTCCAGGCCCAGCACAGTGCGCGCGTACTCGATCACCATGCACTGCAGGCCGAGGCAGATCCCGAGAGTGGGTACCTGATGCTCCCGCGCCCAGCGCAGGGCACCGAGCTTGCCCTCGATCCCCCGCACACCGAACCCGCCGGGCACGAGCACGCCGTCCACCCCGCCGAGCGTCTTACGAGCGCCCTCGGGAGTCTGGCAGGCGTCCGAAGCGACCCAGCGAATCCGCACTCGGGTGTCGGTGTGGAATCCACCGGCACGCAATGCCTCGGTCACCGAGAGATAGGCATCCGGCAGATCGATGTACTTCCCGACGAGAGCGATCTCGACCTCATCGGCGGGGTGGTGCACACGCTTGAGCAGCACGTTCCAGGTATGCCAGTCCACATCACGGAACGGGATCGCCAAGCGGCGGATCACATAGGCGTCCAGACCCTCGGAGTGGATCACCTTCGGAATGTCGTAGATGCTCGGAGCATCCACGCATGTGATCACAGCCTCACGGTCCACATCGCACATCGAGGCGATCTTCGCCTTCACGCCTTCGGGGATCTCCCGGTCTGCGCGGCACACGATCGCGTCCGGTTGGATCCCGATACTGCGCAGCGCCGCCACCGAGTGCTGGGTGGGCTTGGTCTTCAGTTCTCCGCTCGGGCCGAGGTAGGGGACGAGGGAGACATGGACGAAGAAGACGTTGTCCCGGCCGATGTCCTGGCGGACCTGACGGGCCGCCTCAAGGAAGGGTTGGGACTCGATGTCGCCGACCGTTCCGCCCACCTCGGTGATGATCACATCCGGTGCCTGTCCACCCGCAGGATTGGCCTGGGCGCGCATCCGGCGCTTGATCTCGTCGGTGATGTGCGGGATCACCTGCACGGTGTCACCCAGGTACTCACCGCGGCGCTCCTTGGCGATCACGTGGGAGTAGACGACGCCGGTGGTCACGTTGGCCCCGGCGTCCAGGTTCACGTCGAGGAACCGTTCGTAGTGGCCGATGTCCAAGTCGGTCTCGGCACCGTCCTCGGTGACGAAGACCTCACCGTGCTGGAACGGGTTCATCGTGCCCGGGTCGACGTTGAGGTACGGGTCCAACTTCTGCATCGCCACCCGCAGACCACGGCCGCGGAGAAGGTGGCCGAGGCTGGACGCCGTCAGGCCTTTCCCCAGTGAGGAGGCAACCCCACCCGTGACGAAGATGTGTCGTGGAACGTTGCCCTGCTGCCCGGAATTCGAAGAGATCACCACGGGCTTCAACGCTATCACCCGCCAGCTATGTCCGCGTAGATCTCGAGGACCTGAGCGGCCGCGTCGTCAGCGGTGGGCAGCTCTGCGGCCCGCCGGAGGGACCGTTGCCGCAGGTCATCGGCCAGCATGGAATCGGTGAGCACCCGCGTGATTGCTCCCGCCAGCGCGTCTGGGTCTGCATAGGGCACCAGGAGCGCGGCATCGCCGGTCACTTCCCGCGTGCCACCGACGTCGGTGGCAACGATCGGGGCACCCGCGGCGAGCGCCTCCTGCAGGTTGATCGGCTGCCCCTCCCAGGCACTTGTGCTCACCACCACATCCGCGGCGGCGAAAAGCGAGGGCACATCCGGGCGGTGCCCGAGGAGGGTCACCGGGAGCGCCTCGCCGAGCACCTGATCGGCCAGGTCGTCCATCAACGGCCCGTTGCCGGCCACCAGCCAGCGTGCATCGGGCGCGCGGTCCGCGAGTAGGGCGGCCGCGTCGGCGAGCAGTCCGAGTCCCTTCTGCGGCGCGAGCCGAGCGACGGTGAGCACCATCGGCCAGCCCGGGTACAGTCCCAGCGACCTGCGCTCGGTCTCCCCGAGCGCCTGCGCCGGCTCACGTCGTGGTGCGGGCACCAGCGCTCGCTCCGCGCGCCGAGCACCGTGCACCAGCGCGTCGGTCACCAGATCTCCGCTCACCCCGAGCACCACGTCCGCGCGGGCCGTGATCACCCGCAGCAGTCCGGCCGCCACGGACCGGACGCCCTGGCCGCCCACGGCAGCGTTGTGCAAGGTCACCACGAGCGCGGTCCGTTCCGGAGTGGGTGTGCTCAGCGCCAGCGCGGCCAGGGCACCGGCCCGCAACCCGTGCGCATGCAGCACGTCGGCGCCCCTTGCGATGGCGCGGATCCTGGCCAGCGCGCGCGCATCGTTCATCCGCGGGCGGTCCTGCACGTCGATCACCGTCGTGCGTACCCGCGAATCGGCACCGGCAATGACCTCTCGGGGCCCAGCCAGGATCACTCGGTTGTGCTCGGACAGCAGTGCAGAGAGCTCCCGGGCGTGCCGACCGACCCCGCCGTCACTCGACCCGGTCAGCTGCACGACGCGATGGTCAGGCACGGCTCCTCCTCAGCACTCTCACAATCCCGCGGTCGGCGAGTGCCACCGCACCGG
Protein-coding sequences here:
- a CDS encoding glycosyltransferase family 4 protein, whose translation is MPDHRVVQLTGSSDGGVGRHARELSALLSEHNRVILAGPREVIAGADSRVRTTVIDVQDRPRMNDARALARIRAIARGADVLHAHGLRAGALAALALSTPTPERTALVVTLHNAAVGGQGVRSVAAGLLRVITARADVVLGVSGDLVTDALVHGARRAERALVPAPRREPAQALGETERRSLGLYPGWPMVLTVARLAPQKGLGLLADAAALLADRAPDARWLVAGNGPLMDDLADQVLGEALPVTLLGHRPDVPSLFAAADVVVSTSAWEGQPINLQEALAAGAPIVATDVGGTREVTGDAALLVPYADPDALAGAITRVLTDSMLADDLRQRSLRRAAELPTADDAAAQVLEIYADIAGG
- a CDS encoding COX15/CtaA family protein → MRPQTLSRLIGIVVVTNLLTQIAIIVTGGAVRLTGSGLGCSSWPNCEPGEFSPSFHQATSIHPYVEFGNRVFGAVVVIVALALALLVWWAARSEHGPRPAPTARYRRLAVVPVVLSVAQAVLGGMTVRYELHPALVGSHFLISAVLVWISAWLVAGWFRPGSPQPLVPQRLRTLGWLLAALVGVVVILGMIVTGAGPHSGDSEVGYRFAVDPVLVARLHAGSVWVFLALVAAFVVLVHRARSAASDSPHLRRLRRWSLVLVAVTLAQGGIGYVQYFTGLPEILVGLHMLGAGLLVATTAFTIAALSARDVR
- a CDS encoding ABC transporter permease; translated protein: MSAPGSTAARPGPHTGASPWVVRVFSHAGFELRNVLRNGEQLLLTLILPALVLVVLSRTTLVRLDTGGLAPIDVAAPGVLALAVMSTAFTSQAIATGFDRRAGALRLLATTPLGRTGLLGGKVLGVLAMEAVQVAVLGTLAFALGWQPVLTGSGLALLAVLLGTACFTSLALLLAGTLRAEAVLAGANLLWLLLVVGGGVLLPAAGPARYLPSGALGEALRDSLTGVASASTWLALAVLAGWTVVFAAATARWFRWH
- a CDS encoding helix-turn-helix transcriptional regulator; the encoded protein is MEDSEATTRDRVRELIIEFGPITAADMADRLDLTSAAVRRHLAGLERAGQITVREDTTSTPRGRGRPAKRYIATPAAHPPAGEAYARLAVLALTQLGAEVGPEAIEEFARMRSDELAARYRAVVEAAGDDVHARAEALATALSQDGYAATSRPIGVTDTIAVQLCQGHCPVQQIAAQFPQLCEAETQAFSDLLGVHVQRLATLAGGEHVCTTHIPVTIPTRAEGMRVRP
- a CDS encoding ABC transporter ATP-binding protein, whose amino-acid sequence is MTFRAPAGAITAVLGPNGAGKTTAMEICEGLQHADSGTVRVLGRHPHVDAGELRPRVGVMVQDGGLPVMSRAVELLRHIARLYAQPRDVDELVEVLGLAPFARTSVRRLSGGQRQRLALAIALVGRPELVFLDEPSAGLDPQARLAVWDLVRTLRAEGVSVVLSTHLMDEAAQLADHVVIIDHGRVLTEGTVPALTGDPASGVPAVDRSPRPGVIHLTGTLTAEARADVEEVASRHGLGLQHDAPGRTAALGATGERTLEDVFLDLTGRSLR
- a CDS encoding CTP synthase codes for the protein MVISSNSGQQGNVPRHIFVTGGVASSLGKGLTASSLGHLLRGRGLRVAMQKLDPYLNVDPGTMNPFQHGEVFVTEDGAETDLDIGHYERFLDVNLDAGANVTTGVVYSHVIAKERRGEYLGDTVQVIPHITDEIKRRMRAQANPAGGQAPDVIITEVGGTVGDIESQPFLEAARQVRQDIGRDNVFFVHVSLVPYLGPSGELKTKPTQHSVAALRSIGIQPDAIVCRADREIPEGVKAKIASMCDVDREAVITCVDAPSIYDIPKVIHSEGLDAYVIRRLAIPFRDVDWHTWNVLLKRVHHPADEVEIALVGKYIDLPDAYLSVTEALRAGGFHTDTRVRIRWVASDACQTPEGARKTLGGVDGVLVPGGFGVRGIEGKLGALRWAREHQVPTLGICLGLQCMVIEYARTVLGLEGASSTEFDIDTPDPVVATMAEQLAFVDGEGDLGGTMRLGAYDAVLTPGSVVADTYGTERVSERHRHRYEVNNTYRDALAEAGLQISGRSPDSSLVEFVELDREKHPYYVATQAHPEFKSRPTRAHPLFIGLVSAALDRQRETRLLEVEPSSRA
- a CDS encoding NUDIX domain-containing protein, yielding MPENGGVGEHQELVHDRGTVLPTSETETLHTGYVMDLVGESVDLGDAGTVRREFIRHPGAVAVVALDAHDRVALLHQYRHPVRSSLWEVPAGLLDVPGEPLRTAAARELAEEADLRAATWHTLVDFYTSPGGSDERIRIFLARDLTEVPEAHRHDREAEELGMELRWVPLADAVAAALAGRIHNPSTVTGILATHAARAEDWSRLRPAEAPWTPAWHRDA